The Arachis ipaensis cultivar K30076 chromosome B03, Araip1.1, whole genome shotgun sequence region CATTTATATGAGTGAGTGATCCTATGACCAATTAAGTGTGGGTATACTTACATTAAGTGATGAAGTGTCTTAAATCTCTGCTGGTTCCATTAAATCTTCTTCACACAGAATGAGCAAGAATACTTATTCTGAATTTGAGGAATCGGTAAGCATAATCAAGAATGATCCTTTCTTTTCATTGTATTCTGAATACTTAtagaaatatataaatatttgtcAAACTGGGACAAGGATGCCCCTTTCTTTCATTCAAAGAACCAAGAaacaaaagaataataataagaaCAAGATTCAAACTTGGAAAGGCCATGGCCAATCCTTCAAATCATCATGGCCCTGAACCTTGGCAGTTCTCCTGGCAGCAACACCATCACTTCCTTCGACATAAGAGTAGTACTTCAAGAAAAACGCAAGAGTGAGGACCACCCATTCCAAGCAGAATATCAAAGCAGCAAGGCCCCCACCAAGTTTGAGGATCACCGAGGCATCATCTTCCCTCACGTATGAATTCAACTGCACAAGAAAGTCCCCAGTTCTCGTGAATATTAGCACCGAAATAGATCCCTGGAATATGGCGGTTAGCACGGTGGCCACCATGTGAGCAGAGTACCAGCGGTTAGCATCTCCAGAAACGGCGGCGCAGCCAGACACAGCGCCTGCGATGGTGAACGCGTGGAGGAGGATCAAGAAGAAGCCGCAGAGGGAGGGGAAGAGgcggagagagagggtgaggaaGATGCAACTGGAGGCTGCGCCAAGGAGTATGTAGTTGCAGAACAAGAAAAGCTTGTGGATATGATAGTGCTTTTGACTCATTGACTCTTTCTCTATGGACAACCCCATTTCTATGTAAGAAATTGTGCTTCGAGATTCAAGATGAATGGCGATGCTAATTATATAGATGCATGGATCTAAACGGTCATTTAATTTCTCAGAGTTTGCTTAGATGGAAGGCAATTTTGAGTATGTGACCGTTGGGGAAGTGGACGGAGTTGCATGTAACGGATAGTTTTATGGAAACACACACAAGGAATCCCTCACTTTTGTGTCCATATGTTtgatattaaatattattattgttgtaacttgtatttatttattaaaaataatttaattaactttttttaaacgtatattttaagagtataataatataaaatttttaagttttggtATTTCACTAGATTAATTTTTCTCCCCCACCAATGTTTTTCTCCCTAGGGcctgtttatttttatttaaaaaaaaaaacagaggaaacAGAGCGTCAATTAGGCAGGAGCAGCTAGTAGGCTTGGCTTTTAGCCTTTTACAAACTCGGGTCATGGTTTGTTCTTCAAATGAGAATAAAATTGTGCCTACAATGTACTTAACtttgtatttaaaaaattcagttttttacttttttttttaaggaaaaaaattgAGTTAACTTTACGTTTTGCTAAAGACCAAAAAGAATTATTAGACGTGGAGGCACAAGAGCTTTGGATCTGTATAGAGCGCAACTGGTTGTAGTTGGGAGTGCTGTTCTGCACTTTACGGATTACTCAATGGGCCTTAATTATAGGGATCTCAAAACACAAAAATGATGTACTATTCCATTCTTGAATTCTCAATGTCCGCACTACAGCGGGTCATTCACTTTCCAACTTCAATTAAGAATCTTGGATATTTGAATGGAAACTTCGTTTATTGGTAAATTTTAGTATCAATCATGTCGGTAGTAGCTCCTGGCTCGCAGATCACAGAATTCTCTTTTCCCCATCAAGCATACTTCATCCTTCACTTGACAGAGTGACATATTGTTTGTTATACATAATTAATTAGCCGATGCAAAAACATGTGATTGTTGATTGGATTTTTATTAACAATTTAGAGTAATAAGTTTCTTGTATGCAGTGCAACAATATGTGTGAACGAAATCATGGAACATACTACTAGCTTCTCagggaaaagaaaatattacATGTATTACATCTCGATTGTTATTAAGAAAAATATGATACCTGGCTATAACACACACAAAAAAGATGACAAAACAGAACTTTTGAATTGAAATACCATCTCGATAAACAATCTACGTGAAAACCCCCCTCCAAACGAAGAaacttgttttcttttttatccATTTCACCGTCATCCCCCGAACATTTTAGTGAGACATTGGCGTGTAGAGAGTGGTGACTCAACCTAATCCTTATATTTCATCTCGGACATAAGGAAGCCAGGCATGTCAAATGAGGCAGCGAACTTCTCAACATCTGCTTTGAGCTGTTCAATAGCCTTGTTGTTCTCCAAACCCTTGTTGAAATCTTTCAAGAGTTTGCCATACTCCTTCTGAACCTCCAAAGTGATCGTCACAGCCCGGTGAAGGAACTCTCCAATCTGCTCAAAGTCCTTCTCAACCAAACCTCTAGAAGTCATGGCAGGGGCACCTGTTACAAAAAAATGAAACTCCTGTCAAGTACTCatgcaaaatgcagaaacaaGATAACAAAACAACAGCAATATCAGACACAAACAAAGTTAAAACACAACCTCAATTTAACACCTTACTCCTTCCAAATAACTTTCTAAAATGCCTCTAAACATAATCAATGCATTTAGAAATTTCATTCCCATAGTAAATATTCAGAAGCTTCTTACCAATACGCACTCCTCCAGGAGCCAAGGCACTGCTATCACCAAAAACGGCATTCTTGTTCACAGTTATGTTGCAGAGATCACATAGTTTCTCCACCTTGTTGCCTGTGACAACATCAAACAGCAATGAAATTAATTTTAAGTGTTAAACAAATTGATGAAGAATATAAACAAAGTGAGCTAGGAAATGTGCATTTTAAAATTCAGGAGTGAGACATCCTTTACCAGTCAATCCAAGAGGGCGGAGATCCCACAAGACAAGATGGTTCTCAGTTCCGCTGGTGACAAGACTGTATCCCTTGCCCATCAAGAACTTCCCAAGGGCGGCCGCATTGGCCTTAACTTGCTTAGCATAGGCCTTGAACCCAGGTGACATGGCCTGTTTCAATGCAACAGCAAGGGCACCGATCTGGTGGTTGTGAGGACCACCCTGAAGGGAAGGGAAGACAGAGAAGTTGATCTTGTCCTCGAAATCATAAACCGCATTCTCAGGCTGCCCCTTCTTGGGTGGCTTAGGTCCCTTCCTGAAGAAGATCATACCCGCCCGAGGCCCCCTCAAGCTCTTGTGGGTGGTTGTTGTCACAATATCACAGTACTCGAATGGGTTATTAACTTCCTACACACACCCAAAAAATGTAGATTAATAATGAGTTCCATTTTTATGCACTTAATAGTATCAAAAATCAAAAGTTTTACGCTTTTCCATTCAATCACATTGCATGCATCTACCGACAGTATAATATTCCTATTATGAATCATATTTTGACATTCAATCAACACTTCCATAAATTATCATGCAAATCAGGGATGAGCGAATAGTGTTAAGATTCATTTCCATCAGGTCATGCATGTCGATAAACAAATCCAGATCTCAAATccaaaagcacaaaacaagccaGATCCACCTACCCTAAGCATTTACAAATACAAACGACgactaaaaaaagaaataataagtTAAAAATGAGAGAAATGGAAATGAATGATACCTGAGCAGCAACAAGGCCACTGAAGTGAGCCATGTCACAGAGCAAAAGCGAACCGACCTTATCAGCAACCTCTCTGAACCTCTTGTAATCCCAATCCCTAGGATACGCACTACCACCGCAGATAATCAACTTAGGCCTGAAATCCAAGGCCTTCTCCTCCAGCCTATCGTAATCAATGTATCCAGTGGTGTTGTTCACCTTGTAAGGCAAACTCTCAAAGTAAATGGAAGTCGCAGAGATCTTCTTCCCACCGGAGGTGTAGTAACCGTGGGTAAGGTGACCGCCGGAAGGGAGGTCAAGCCCCATGATGCGGTCATGTGGCTGGAGGACGGCAGTGTAGGCGGCGAAATTGGCGGGGGACCCGGAGTAAGGCTGGACGTTAACGCCCCAAGACTGAGGGTCGAGGTGGAAGGCCTGGAGGGCGCGTGAGCGGCAGAGATTCTCGATCTCGTCGATGTACTCATTGCCGCCGTAGTAACGGTTGCCGGGGAGGCCCTCGGAGTATTTGTTGGTGAGGGCGCTGCCAAGGGCCTCGATGACGGCGAAGGAGGTGAAATTCTCGGAGGCGATGAGCTCGATGCCGTGGCTCTGGCGGCGCTTCTCCTTCTCAATGAGGTCGTAGATCTCAGGGTCGACGGTGGCCAAGGGCGTGTTACCCCAAACGTTCACGGGATCCATGATTGAATCTCTGATGTGTGAATGAGAGGGAAGAGAGGGAAGAAGCGGTTAGTGCTGTTGTGGTGAGTGTCGGACAGAAGTGTGATTCGTGGCGCTTTAAAAAGAGATTCCTCGGTCATGTGAAAGTACTTCTCTACCCTTTGCTCGCTTGGCGATTGCTTTTTTGTTGGGTGGTGGTTGGTAATTGCCTACTCGGCCTGAGGCCCTGAGCTCACTTTAGCATGCTGCCTACAGTCAAGGGCTCTACTGATGAGGACGTTGAATTTACCGGTCACaacttttttaacttttttaaatatatattgaaaatttgaattttattttgtatatataataatttattaactaataataaacttttaaataaaatttaaatttataatgaatttattattatcttatcaaattaaaaatacatataaaaaaaattatcgtGGCTCCTCAATCTACATATCTACCatggtatttatttatttatttttttttggttgaCTATATCTACCCTGGTATATATCTACCTCAACGAGACATATCTCTCGGATCATTAACGGTTGGAACTTGGAAGAACATAATATATAATGgcataaataaataatcaaaataatgaACCTTAGTACCAATTGCAATTAGAATTGCTAttgtttaaaataattaaaagcaTAAAGAATAAAACTAACCAAAGCATATATATTTAATCGAAGtcaccaaaaaatatatatatatattttgaatttttttatttaaattaaataaatataatatttaccgATTTAAATAAACGTACAAGTATTTACTAAAATACGTTTCTAGTCACATCTCGAATACAGTGGGAGAAACTAAAAAATGAACATATCCCTGATGCACTGACTCTATTCTGTGAGACGGGGCGTACCAGTCATATCTCAGATGTAGACCGTATATCGAATACACTGCATCCGAGATATGCGTGTAATCTGCTTTAACTCAGTGCATCCGAGATACGCGCATGTATGCTGATTTAGGGCAATGCATTCGAGATATGCGCGATGGCGTATATAAACCACAGCATCCAATAAGTGCGTGGATTAGAGGGAGTTTTTTCAAACTTTTGAGCTTCCGCACGTGTGAAAGCAAGTTTCTTCACGAGCTATGGCTCCCCGAGTATATGTTCGCACGGGAGACATTAATAGACTGAATGACACTTGGCACGTAGCCAGAGCGTTGGACTTTAAGGTTAGTGTTTAATAGGTTTAATATTTGTAGATTTATATGATTATCTTCTAATACGTTTAGGGTGTTAGTCTTTAGTGACATAGAAATATATATCTGTTACATTTAATGTAAATGCATAGGTAAGTGTATTATAAGTTGTAGTACTATTTAAGGACAATTAATGGTTTAGATGTAACTAATATGCAGTAGTTATCTGTTTTGAAAATTGCAGCGACCACGGTTACTTTTGCCCCCTGTGTGACACTAGGTCTCCCTCCGCCACCCATCATGCTTCCCTATATAAGGGAGGCTGGATTTGAGCATGCAGTACGGTTGAGGAATTTTATATTTGACGGTtgcttgatctttgcatttgTCAAGTGGTGGAGGCCGGAGACCTATACGTTCAACCTTCCGTGGGGTGAGGCCAGCATTACGCTTAAGGATGTTGCCTACTATACTGGATTGTGCACTACCGGAGAGCCCGTTGGAGGTTGTACCAGAGACTTTCAGCGGTGGCACCAGCACCCGATATGGGAGTGGATTGAGGATTTATTGGGCGCCAAGCTGCCACCACTTCATGAGGGAAG contains the following coding sequences:
- the LOC107629429 gene encoding serine hydroxymethyltransferase 4; the encoded protein is MDPVNVWGNTPLATVDPEIYDLIEKEKRRQSHGIELIASENFTSFAVIEALGSALTNKYSEGLPGNRYYGGNEYIDEIENLCRSRALQAFHLDPQSWGVNVQPYSGSPANFAAYTAVLQPHDRIMGLDLPSGGHLTHGYYTSGGKKISATSIYFESLPYKVNNTTGYIDYDRLEEKALDFRPKLIICGGSAYPRDWDYKRFREVADKVGSLLLCDMAHFSGLVAAQEVNNPFEYCDIVTTTTHKSLRGPRAGMIFFRKGPKPPKKGQPENAVYDFEDKINFSVFPSLQGGPHNHQIGALAVALKQAMSPGFKAYAKQVKANAAALGKFLMGKGYSLVTSGTENHLVLWDLRPLGLTGNKVEKLCDLCNITVNKNAVFGDSSALAPGGVRIGAPAMTSRGLVEKDFEQIGEFLHRAVTITLEVQKEYGKLLKDFNKGLENNKAIEQLKADVEKFAASFDMPGFLMSEMKYKD
- the LOC107629430 gene encoding uncharacterized protein LOC107629430: MGLSIEKESMSQKHYHIHKLFLFCNYILLGAASSCIFLTLSLRLFPSLCGFFLILLHAFTIAGAVSGCAAVSGDANRWYSAHMVATVLTAIFQGSISVLIFTRTGDFLVQLNSYVREDDASVILKLGGGLAALIFCLEWVVLTLAFFLKYYSYVEGSDGVAARRTAKVQGHDDLKDWPWPFQV